GGCACACTCCGGCACCACCACCTGCTCGTACCCCGCGTCCGCGGCCGCGATCACCGCCGGCAAGATGCCCCGCACGGGCCGCACCCGCCCGTCCAGCCCCAGCTCCCCGATCATCACGATGTCCGCCAGCACCCGCGGATCGATCCGTTCGGCCGCTCCCAGTACCGCCGCGGCCACCGCGAGATCGAACCCGCTGCCGCTCTTCGGTACCGACGCCGGGCTCAAGCCCACCGTGAGCTTCTTCGCCGGCCATGCGGCGCCCGAGTTGACCACCGCGGCCCGCACCCGGTCCTTGCTCTCGGTCAGGCTCTTGTCCGGCAGCCCCACCAGCGTGAACGCCGCGACCCCGGGCTCCAGGTCGGCCTGGACCTCCACCACCACGCCCTCGACGCCCACCAGCGCCACCGAGCACGTACGCGCGAACCCCATCTCAGGCCACCCCCCGCGCATGCTCGACGACGGGGGCGCCACGCTCCGGCAGGAGGACGCCGACCAGGTCGATGCGGACGCCGCCCGGCGGTGCTCCTCCATGGGCATGGATCCAGCATTCGGCGAGGCCGCGCAGGCGCTCCGCCTTCTCGGGGGTCACCGCGGCCATCGGGTGCTCGAAGGCACCCGCCCGCCGTGTCTTGACCTCGCAGACGACCAGGACCTCTCCGTCCCGCGCCACGATGTCGATCTCACCGGTCCTGCCACAGCGCCAGTTGCGCTCCAGGACGGTCATCCCGGCCTCCGCCAGCCGCCTCGCGGCCAGCGTCTCGCCGTACTTGCCGAGTGCACTGCGTGCGTTCATGTCGGCACCACCTCCGGCGCCAACGATCACGCAGCCGAGCCACCCTTGTTGATCTTGGTGGACCACCCGGCCGTTGTGGAAAACTCAGCCACCCACACGAGCGGCCCCACTACGCCTCTCACCCGCCCGGCAGCTCCAGGTCGCTCTTGTTGAGCTCCTCGATGTTCACGTCCTTGAACGTGAGCACCCGCACCTGCTTCACGAACCGAGCCGGCCGGTACATG
This DNA window, taken from Streptomyces sp. NBC_00663, encodes the following:
- a CDS encoding YraN family protein — encoded protein: MNARSALGKYGETLAARRLAEAGMTVLERNWRCGRTGEIDIVARDGEVLVVCEVKTRRAGAFEHPMAAVTPEKAERLRGLAECWIHAHGGAPPGGVRIDLVGVLLPERGAPVVEHARGVA